A window from Aquabacterium sp. NJ1 encodes these proteins:
- the lspA gene encoding signal peptidase II yields the protein MATKKSASGANQGLLPWLGIAFILILLDQFTKVLILGMFQLGDGRHVLSFFNIVRVHNTGAAFSFLAHAGGWQRWFFVGLAFAATGFILYMLRQHSGQKLFAWAMSLILGGAIGNVIDRLVHGYVVDFLDFHWNFLSPMFPGGHFPAFNVADCGITIGAGLLILDELRRVRRG from the coding sequence ATGGCCACCAAAAAGTCCGCTTCGGGCGCCAACCAGGGTTTGCTGCCCTGGTTGGGCATCGCCTTCATCCTGATCCTGCTGGACCAGTTCACCAAGGTGCTGATCCTGGGCATGTTCCAGCTGGGGGACGGCCGCCACGTGCTGTCCTTCTTCAACATCGTGCGCGTGCACAACACCGGTGCAGCGTTCTCCTTCCTGGCCCATGCGGGCGGCTGGCAACGCTGGTTCTTCGTGGGCCTGGCCTTCGCCGCCACCGGTTTCATCCTCTACATGCTGCGCCAGCACAGCGGCCAGAAGCTGTTTGCCTGGGCGATGTCACTGATCCTGGGCGGCGCCATCGGCAACGTGATCGACCGCCTGGTGCACGGCTACGTGGTCGACTTCCTGGACTTCCACTGGAACTTCCTGTCGCCCATGTTCCCGGGCGGCCACTTCCCGGCCTTCAATGTGGCTGACTGCGGCATCACCATCGGCGCCGGCTTGCTGATCCTGGACGAATTGCGCCGAGTACGTCGCGGTTGA
- a CDS encoding DUF2189 domain-containing protein has protein sequence MSSRFLTPIAEAPLAPGMKLASAPGQVDVAPIIDADPAEAARRNSVLDMPLAQLSWHDPFEWLSLGWHDFTRAPLIGLFYGACFVLMGWLMVACFHQAPQYTLALSAGFLLLGPFLCLGLYEVSRRLGRGEPVSMWSSLTAWRISSGQLAIFACVLLVLEMLWGRSAMIVFAISFDGVPDFSGPLSSMLTEEYLTFFAGYMAVGALFAGLIFAFSVISMPMMLDKSTDAISAALASMRLVTTQTGVMLLWGALITLAIVMAMLPGFLGLLVVGPVVGHASWHAYRKATMARD, from the coding sequence TTGTCATCGCGCTTCCTGACGCCGATTGCCGAAGCGCCGCTGGCCCCCGGCATGAAGCTGGCCAGCGCACCAGGCCAGGTGGACGTCGCCCCCATCATCGATGCCGACCCGGCTGAGGCCGCGCGCCGCAACAGCGTGCTGGACATGCCCTTGGCGCAGTTGAGCTGGCACGACCCTTTCGAGTGGCTCTCCCTGGGCTGGCATGACTTCACCCGCGCACCTTTGATCGGCCTGTTCTACGGGGCCTGCTTCGTGCTCATGGGCTGGCTGATGGTGGCCTGCTTCCATCAGGCGCCGCAGTACACGCTGGCGCTGTCTGCAGGTTTCCTTTTGCTCGGCCCTTTCCTGTGCCTGGGCCTGTACGAGGTCAGCCGCCGCCTGGGCCGCGGTGAACCCGTCAGCATGTGGTCCTCGCTCACGGCCTGGCGCATCAGCAGCGGGCAGTTGGCCATCTTTGCCTGTGTGCTGCTGGTGCTGGAAATGCTCTGGGGGCGCTCGGCCATGATCGTCTTTGCGATCAGCTTCGATGGTGTGCCGGATTTCAGCGGCCCGCTGTCTTCGATGCTGACCGAGGAGTACCTGACCTTCTTCGCCGGCTACATGGCGGTCGGTGCGCTGTTTGCCGGCTTGATCTTCGCCTTCAGCGTCATCTCCATGCCCATGATGCTGGACAAGTCCACCGATGCCATCTCGGCCGCGCTGGCCAGCATGCGCCTGGTCACGACGCAGACGGGCGTGATGCTGCTGTGGGGCGCCCTGATCACCCTGGCCATCGTCATGGCCATGTTGCCGGGCTTTCTGGGCCTGCTGGTGGTCGGGCCCGTGGTGGGGCATGCGTCCTGGCATGCGTATCGCAAGGCCACCATGGCGCGTGACTGA
- a CDS encoding DMT family transporter produces MTRPAYLQPRILFLLVLPPMMWAGNAVVGRLMVGTLPPVAMNALRWLMVALMLMPLSTRVWRDMAAIRQRWVYLAAIGVLGVGTYNAMQYLALQTSTPLNVTLIGSSVPVWMMLVGWLAYGQRLHARQLLGALLSALGVVLVIAQGQWEVLRHVRLVPGDLLMLLASLAWAFYSWMLACPPANMLGHQRPDWDWAAFLQIQVLFGLIWAGACTAVEAIMAGPGQAPMWPSSWQAWGAMVFIAIGPSILAYRCWGLGVQAVGPTMAAFFGNLTSIFAAVWSALLLGQHPRWYHPVALVLITVGIAVSSRVRSGDQARDAT; encoded by the coding sequence TTGACGCGCCCCGCCTATCTCCAGCCCCGCATCCTGTTCCTGCTGGTATTGCCGCCCATGATGTGGGCGGGCAATGCCGTCGTGGGCCGCCTGATGGTCGGCACCTTGCCACCCGTGGCCATGAACGCCTTGCGCTGGTTGATGGTCGCCTTGATGCTGATGCCCCTGTCGACTCGGGTCTGGCGGGACATGGCCGCCATCCGCCAGCGTTGGGTGTACCTCGCCGCCATTGGCGTGCTGGGCGTGGGCACCTACAACGCGATGCAGTACCTGGCGCTGCAGACCTCGACCCCGCTGAACGTCACCTTGATCGGCTCCAGCGTGCCCGTCTGGATGATGCTGGTGGGCTGGCTGGCTTACGGCCAGCGCTTGCATGCACGTCAACTGCTGGGCGCACTGTTGTCCGCCTTGGGTGTGGTGCTGGTGATCGCGCAAGGCCAGTGGGAGGTGCTGCGGCATGTGCGCCTCGTGCCGGGCGATCTGTTGATGCTGCTGGCCAGCCTGGCCTGGGCGTTCTACAGCTGGATGCTGGCTTGCCCACCTGCCAACATGCTGGGGCACCAGCGGCCGGACTGGGACTGGGCGGCCTTCTTGCAGATTCAGGTGCTGTTTGGCCTGATATGGGCCGGGGCTTGCACCGCCGTGGAAGCCATCATGGCCGGGCCTGGGCAGGCGCCCATGTGGCCCTCAAGCTGGCAGGCCTGGGGCGCGATGGTCTTCATCGCCATTGGCCCGTCCATCCTGGCCTATCGCTGCTGGGGTCTGGGCGTGCAGGCCGTGGGGCCCACCATGGCCGCCTTCTTTGGCAACCTCACGTCCATCTTCGCGGCGGTGTGGTCTGCCCTGTTGCTGGGGCAGCATCCCCGCTGGTATCACCCCGTTGCGCTGGTGCTGATCACCGTGGGGATCGCTGTTTCATCGCGCGTCAGAAGCGGCGACCAGGCCCGCGACGCGACTTGA
- a CDS encoding rhomboid family intramembrane serine protease translates to MPPLPPLTQALILINVAMFCLDDALTGGALRFYLELWPLQSGNFLPWQLVSYAFLHGSIEHLFFNMLALWMFGGELERVWGNRRYLEFLLASVVAAGATQLLMSFLGGWGHPMVGASGGIYGLLLAYAMMFPNRIIMPLFPPIPMKVKYYVLGFGLLELLLSWKDTTSGIAHFAHLGGMLGGWLMIRFWRGQPPFKSRRGPGRRF, encoded by the coding sequence ATGCCGCCGCTTCCCCCCCTTACCCAGGCACTGATTCTGATCAACGTCGCCATGTTCTGCCTGGACGATGCCTTGACTGGCGGTGCATTGCGGTTCTACCTGGAACTGTGGCCACTGCAAAGCGGCAACTTCCTGCCCTGGCAGCTGGTGAGCTATGCCTTCCTGCATGGCTCGATCGAGCACCTGTTCTTCAACATGCTGGCGCTGTGGATGTTCGGTGGTGAGCTGGAGCGCGTCTGGGGCAACCGGCGCTACCTGGAGTTCCTGCTGGCCAGCGTGGTGGCGGCTGGCGCCACACAGTTGCTGATGTCCTTCCTGGGGGGCTGGGGCCACCCCATGGTGGGCGCCTCGGGCGGCATCTACGGCCTGCTGCTGGCTTACGCCATGATGTTCCCCAACCGGATCATCATGCCGCTGTTCCCCCCCATCCCCATGAAGGTCAAGTACTACGTGCTGGGCTTCGGTTTGCTGGAGCTGCTGCTGAGCTGGAAGGACACCACCTCGGGCATCGCGCACTTTGCGCACCTGGGTGGCATGCTGGGCGGCTGGCTGATGATCCGCTTCTGGCGTGGCCAGCCCCCGTTCAAGTCGCGTCGCGGGCCTGGTCGCCGCTTCTGA
- a CDS encoding GTP cyclohydrolase II — translation MSAHIVLTSHPARKKSDEAHQGIEWGAATAAQRGPLVASVANPGVRNVIGTHAGAYSVYRALAVASGALQRDHKPDLTNTMPAEVIGPHPQWADPGKIVSLDPWGHLVASEFKAQLDAGLDVRPTIAITKAHINMPELLAAMASGRLQPDGDILQANGDVKVTKAAIDPVWYLPGLAERFGIKESALRRHLFEQTAGMFPELVTRPDLKVFLPPIGGMTLYFFGDVSLLGKPETKVACRVHDECNGSDVFGSDICTCRPYLAHGIEVCIEMAQQGGVGLCIYNRKEGRALGEVTKFLVYNARKRQNGGDRAETYFERTECVAGVQDMRFQQLMPDVFHWLGIKRIDRWASMSNMKHGALVEQGIEVVERVPIPDALIPADARVEMDAKKAAGYFSTYTPDASELAQPKGRGLME, via the coding sequence ATGTCAGCCCATATCGTTTTGACCTCACACCCTGCTCGCAAAAAGAGCGACGAGGCCCATCAGGGCATCGAATGGGGCGCAGCCACCGCGGCGCAGCGGGGCCCCCTGGTTGCCAGCGTGGCCAACCCGGGTGTGCGCAACGTCATCGGCACGCACGCGGGTGCCTACTCCGTCTATCGTGCCCTGGCGGTGGCCTCCGGTGCGCTGCAGCGCGACCACAAGCCCGACCTCACCAACACGATGCCTGCCGAAGTCATCGGCCCGCACCCGCAATGGGCAGACCCCGGCAAGATCGTCTCGCTGGACCCCTGGGGGCATCTCGTGGCCAGCGAGTTCAAGGCCCAACTGGACGCCGGCCTCGACGTGCGCCCCACCATCGCCATCACCAAGGCCCACATCAACATGCCCGAGCTGTTGGCGGCCATGGCCAGCGGCCGGCTTCAACCCGATGGCGACATCCTGCAGGCCAATGGCGACGTCAAGGTGACCAAGGCGGCCATCGACCCCGTCTGGTACCTGCCGGGCCTGGCCGAGCGTTTCGGCATCAAGGAAAGCGCATTGCGCCGCCACCTGTTCGAGCAGACCGCCGGCATGTTCCCCGAACTGGTGACGCGGCCCGATCTCAAGGTGTTCCTGCCACCCATTGGCGGCATGACGCTGTACTTCTTCGGCGATGTCAGCCTGCTGGGCAAGCCTGAGACCAAGGTGGCCTGCCGCGTGCACGATGAATGCAATGGCTCGGACGTGTTCGGCTCCGACATCTGCACCTGCCGCCCTTATCTGGCCCATGGCATCGAGGTGTGCATCGAGATGGCCCAGCAAGGCGGTGTGGGCCTGTGCATCTACAACCGCAAGGAAGGGCGCGCGCTGGGCGAGGTCACCAAGTTCCTCGTCTACAACGCGCGCAAGCGCCAGAACGGTGGCGACCGTGCCGAGACCTATTTCGAGCGCACCGAATGCGTGGCCGGTGTGCAGGACATGCGCTTCCAGCAACTCATGCCCGATGTCTTTCACTGGCTGGGCATCAAGCGCATTGACCGCTGGGCTTCCATGAGCAACATGAAACACGGTGCGCTGGTGGAGCAGGGCATCGAGGTGGTCGAGCGCGTGCCAATCCCCGATGCCTTGATCCCTGCAGACGCCCGCGTTGAAATGGACGCCAAGAAGGCCGCAGGCTATTTCTCGACCTACACACCCGATGCGAGCGAGCTGGCCCAGCCCAAGGGCAGGGGGTTGATGGAATGA